One Paenibacillus sp. SYP-B4298 genomic window, GAGTTTTTTCATGTACTCAAATATAGACGGCGTACTCCGACAAAAAGTTACGTTATTTGGATGTAAAAATTATAAAGATTACCTTAAGAAATCAATAGATCAAAAAAAGCGCAGCCCTAACAAATCTGTCAGGCCGCGCCTTGAAGTCATATTATATGCCGAATGATTGTGGGTCCTCACGCCATGACTGCAGCAGCGCCACCTCGTTAGCCTGAATATAGCCCAGCTCCAACGCTGCCTCGACGAGCGCCGTGTAATTGGATAGTGTCGTCAGCGGAATGCCCGCCTCGCGGAAGCCTTCCTCTGCACGGGACAACTGATAGGTGAAGATCGCCAGCACGCCCCGCACCTCGCCGCCCGCATCCTTCACAGCCAGCGCAGCCTTGATCGAGCTGCCTCCAGTTGAGATCAGATCCTCGATGACGACAACCTTTTGTCCTGCCTCCAGCTTGCCCTCGATTTGATTCTGCTTGCCGTGCCCCTTCGCCTTGTCGCGAATATAGATCATCGGCAGACCCAGCTTCTGCGCCACCCACGCCGCATGCGGGATACCTGCCGTAGCCGTACCGGCAATGACCTGCGCATCCGGGTACTGCTGCTTGATCAGCGAGGCGAAGCCCTCTGCCACCAGCTCGCGAATGGCCGGATAGGACATCGTCAGCCGATTGTCACAGTAGATTGGAGACTTGATGCCGGACGTCCAAGTGAAGGGCTCATTAGGCCGTAGCGCCACCGCCTTGATGTCCAGCAGACTTTTGGCGATTTCCTTAGGCAGCTCTGCAATTGCAATTGTACTCATTGGATCAGCTCCTCTATAATTTGTTCGAATGCCGCTCGCGGCTCTGCCGCCGCTGTAATCGGCCTTCCAATCACCATGTAATCGGTTCCGGCGTCGAGCGCCTGCCGCGGGGTCATGATCCTGCTCTGGTCACCCAGCTCCGCCCCGGCAGGCCGGATGCCTGGCGTAACCGTCTTGAATGCGGCGCCGCATGCCTGCTTGATTAGCTGCGTCTCCTGCGGCGATGCCACAACACCATCCAGGCCAGCCTGCTGTGTCAGCCTAGCATAGCGCTCCACGGCCTGCTCGACGGCTCCTTGAATGCCGATCTCCGTGTTCATTACCTGCTGCGATGTGCTGGTCAACTGCGTGACCGCGATAATGAGCGGGCGGGAGCTGCTGCTCGTGCCAGACAACGCCTGCGCCACCCCTTCTGCAGCCGCCTCCATCATCTTGACGCCGCCTGCCGCATGCACATTGAACATATCGACGCCCAGCCTGGCGATGCTGCCCGCTCCCCCCTTGACCGTGTTCGGGATGTCATGCATCTTCAAATCCAGAAACACACGATAGCCACGAGCCTTGAGATTGTCGATAAATGCCGGGCCTGCAGCATAATACAACTGCATGCCCACTTTAATATAGCACGGGATGCCTTCCAGTTGCTTCAGCAGCCCTTCCGCATGGGACGCCTCTGGATAATCGAGTGCCACCATAATTCGCCCTGCCGCTTCGTCGCGCGTTACACGCTGATGTTCCGCCATATGCGATCCCCTCCATCATGATTACATAGCAGGGCGGCCTGCCAGCCGTCCTGCTCCGGGTG contains:
- the pyrF gene encoding orotidine-5'-phosphate decarboxylase; its protein translation is MAEHQRVTRDEAAGRIMVALDYPEASHAEGLLKQLEGIPCYIKVGMQLYYAAGPAFIDNLKARGYRVFLDLKMHDIPNTVKGGAGSIARLGVDMFNVHAAGGVKMMEAAAEGVAQALSGTSSSSRPLIIAVTQLTSTSQQVMNTEIGIQGAVEQAVERYARLTQQAGLDGVVASPQETQLIKQACGAAFKTVTPGIRPAGAELGDQSRIMTPRQALDAGTDYMVIGRPITAAAEPRAAFEQIIEELIQ
- the pyrE gene encoding orotate phosphoribosyltransferase, yielding MSTIAIAELPKEIAKSLLDIKAVALRPNEPFTWTSGIKSPIYCDNRLTMSYPAIRELVAEGFASLIKQQYPDAQVIAGTATAGIPHAAWVAQKLGLPMIYIRDKAKGHGKQNQIEGKLEAGQKVVVIEDLISTGGSSIKAALAVKDAGGEVRGVLAIFTYQLSRAEEGFREAGIPLTTLSNYTALVEAALELGYIQANEVALLQSWREDPQSFGI